A genome region from Anopheles stephensi strain Indian chromosome 2, UCI_ANSTEP_V1.0, whole genome shotgun sequence includes the following:
- the LOC118506417 gene encoding mucin-19 isoform X3, with product MKEMVGGCCVCSDDRGWSENPLVYCDGQSCAVAVHQACYGIVTVPSGPWYCRKCESQERSARVRCELCPSRDGALKRTDNQGWAHVVCALYIPEVRFGNVTTMEPIILQLIPQERYNKTCYICQEMGKGSRATVGACMQCNKSGCKQQFHVTCAQQLGLLCEEAGNYLDNVKYCGYCQHHYSKLKKGGNVKTIPPYKPISHEANSSDGQSSPEKEMEPPSTQSHSGSASTAGSSGTGASGSGAGGSSSSSSGLKSSSRLSGEPNIGGSSSTSSSSSSSSSKQRKSSSASKSSSGSSSNPSLSSSSSSSVQAAGGAGSSGGSGMSGSSSMSALSSLSTTGSSGSSGISSMSGSGGIDDRRVSNSSSGIGGSGTAGSVSSSGSSSKSSSGSSGGTGGGGSGSSSSTSKEKDKYSKSRDKSSKSSKSSSSSGNSSTSGSAGNFNNSTTSTSSSSVGGSSSQSKDADMGTASGSSAGSLGSLGANSSSQSATQGGYSSTAGGSGNSSTGSSTNSSTKHHSDKLDKGSTGPVGSLSSSTGAGSGPGASVASPSTLIIKPPLDHSGSGKEQLSKEANAKTANSSNFSDSVVVNSESVYNHVGSGGNSGSTSVIESGKLAIGAGSGSTSSGSYGGGGGSSGTGSGSTTGGSNSGKKRKADARSTPTSSAGSNEMDSNRDLIRDVAVSLVPLSLNKTDHTDPLSIGVHEKNVKKAKTETNAPHQHPAAGTTAVPVPAPTEPNLQNVTPNLIQPTHASSIISSSSTSSSTTGKQQQQQQQQQHHQQTTPHSPQQPSSHTPSLVVSVPLSTATVPGVNLPASNSSNSSSSNVNHSASLSSSSSSNSNSNSTPNIVSPGGQLGVGANGSGNSSSSNNSAGGNSLYQQLSHRTGGDQLMNASTNRSSPVIQQQTTAQNIIQSSSSSSNAGSSAPGSSAASSADRHHHHHHHQHLERHSPSMRASPAGGGANVITSLQHHSQSQQQDLLSPAGGSVLQSISPVPMSTIQRTASPSTLLGVGDSSNSSGGGGGGGGLKFSYEKQPPTTNARIAALQEEESSTGRRSRYGVEAGSTTSGVHPVIEMAGHGGSHGYHGGGSGGIISGYSNSSSNPPGGSKSNHQNINHSGTTNNNTIDNYHHQHAHQQPYHGGGGSAGHSVLTSVGSSNSSNNTVNSSISNSNNSILSSNINTSTITTTTTTTNTSSSTIASSSAASGSNSKNTTIISSNSGGGVSGATTTITGSHTNSTTGNNHTLANSSGSTIVTAVTTHPNKKHRGASHQQTIVELSPSPSTSRTPDMIVSSGAPYSMSSTQTASSSSSSTLYGGGGGGGGGGGGLKFSYEAQPTNPLAAVSTASMISNSVIAVPQVKDSPPSSPGSDAGGAASGTTIVSGRGTKRNRKMSSNAGPGGASTAPTIVPASIVAGAPPVNDAKDGKLFQNGGGSGGAGGGSIVSATHMLGNQLNPSSSVAQKMSEQLSMDIEAHTYVPGGPIDPGPTLMGPQFPGKNRANNPQPVMPVGGGGGGGNSLSSMLTGGGTATANGNTPQSLEQLLERQWEQGSQFLMEQAQHFDIASLLSCLHQLRSENIRLEDHVNNLVARRDHLLAVNARLAIPLNPTAALGGVGMIGGSGGPGGGGAGSAIAGGAAIGAGQGQFNNIHGNGPIDANVITNAATISSRSSRGQQHGGPQQQQSAQGPASHFGSGAGSNAAGLPQENGIDFRHTNSSHSATNSASIRRNSPSNQPYPPPGSAGTGGGTSRGSSVTSSSAAASSSTPAGETLSATGPARGNTMRSSGQGTVSTSSNSNSSNSSATGNGPTVVASSGLNSSGPGPYQATREQQQQTIYNTAHQIPLLLEHHQQEHLPHHHQLPPHHHLSAPPPTLPQAPPSHTQHHPPAASVQPASQGHSVQQNHHHHQQPNNNSSIMPQTNPPSSSHQQMGRGVVAPVTTTSTARITAAHHHVPGHQHPRTIGSNHHHHYAPHPYMPAAQSHGNHLQHRPSPASPPPPPPPGNVSVMAAHHHHSAMNSHDGPPTAGRGQAISTPPPPSSQPAVVDRMVHSQRPPTH from the exons ATGAAGGAGATGGTCGGTGGATGTTGTGTCTGTTCAGACGATCGCGGCTGGTCGGAAAATCCGCTAGTGTACTGCGATGGTCAAAGTTGTGCTGTGGCCGTGCACCAGGCGTGCTACGGCATCGTAACCGTACCGAGTGGACCTTGGTACTGTCGGAAGTGTGAGAGTCAGGAGCGTTCGGCACGGGTCCGGTGCGAACTGTGCCCGTCGCGCGATGGAGCGCTCAAGCGAACGGACAACCAGGGATGGGCGCATGTCGTGTGCGCGCTCTACATTCCCGAGGTGCGTTTCGGCAACGTGACGACGATGGAACCGATCATCCTGCAGCTGATCCCACAGGAGCGGTACAATAAAA CATGTTACATCTGTCAGGAGATGGGCAAAGGATCCCGTGCCACGGTGGGAGCCTGCATGCAGTGTAACAAATCGGGCTGCAAGCAACAGTTTCACGTCACCTGTGCCCAACAGCTCGGGCTGCTGTGTGAGGAAGCCGGCAACTATCTGGACAATGTGAAATATTGCGGATACTGTCAGCATCACTACAGCAAATTG AAAAAGGGAGGCAACGTGAAAACGATTCCACCGTACAAACCCATCAGCCATGAGGCGAACTCAAGCGATGGACAATCGTCGCCcgagaaagaaatggaacCACCGTCGACTCAGTCACACTCCGGTAGCGCCAGTACCGCCGGTTCGAGCGGTACGGGCGCTAGTGGTAGCGGTGCCGGTGGAAGCAGTAGCTCCAGCAGTGGGCTTAAGTCTAGCAGCCGGCTGTCCGGGGAACCGAACATCGGTGGCTCATCGTCtacctcctcttcctcctcgtcaTCATCCTCCAAGCAGCGAAAGTCGTCGAGTGCATCCAAAAGCTCGAGTGGTTCCAGCTCGAACCCTTCCCTTTCGTCGTCCTCTTCGTCGTCGGTACAAGCTGCAGGTGGAGCAGGTTCCAGTGGTGGGTCCGGTATGTCCGGGTCTTCATCGATGTCCGCGTTGTCTTCGCTGTCTACCACGGGTTCGTCAGGTTCGTCCGGTATTTCGAGTAtgtccggaagcggtggaATCGACGATCGTCGCGTGAGCAATAGCAGTAGCGGTATTGGTGGTTCTGGCACAGCCGGAAGCGTTAGCAGTAGTGGCAGCTCGAGCAAGAGCAGTTCCGGTTCGTCCGGTggcaccggtggtggtggtagtggcagTTCAAGCAGTACCTCGAAGGAGAAGGATAAATATAGTAAAAGT CGCGACAAAAGCTCCAAATCCTCCAAATCATcaagcagcagcggcaacagtaGCACTAGTGGAAGTGCTGGCAATTTTAACAATAGTACAACAAGTACCAGCAGCAGTTCCGTCGGAGGAAGTTCAAGCCAATCGAAGGACGCCGATATGGGTACTGCGTCCGGATCGTCTGCTGGATCGCTGGGATCACTCGGCGCGAATTCGTCCTCCCAATCCGCAACGCAAGGCGGATATTCGTCGACCGCCGGTGGCAGTGGCAATAGTTCCACTGGCAGCAGTACCAACAGCTCGACCAAACATCACTCGGATAAGCTGGACAAGGGTAGCACCGGTCCGGTCGGATCACTATCTAGCAGCACGGGTGCTGGATCGGGACCGGGTGCATCGGTTGCGTCGCCCAGCACGCTTATCATAAAGCCACCGCTGGACCATTCCGGCAGTGGGAAAGAACAGCTGTCGAAGGAAGCGAACGCTAAAACAGCCAACTCAAGCAATTTCTCCGACTCGGTCGTGGTCAACTCGGAATCGGTGTACAATCACGTTGGTTCGGGCGGGAATTCTGGTTCGACGTCCGTGATCGAAAGCGGCAAGCTAGCGATCGGTGCGGGATCGGGCAGCACCTCGAGTGGTTcgtatggtggtggtggtggtagtagtggcACGGGCAGTGGCAGCACGACCGGAGGGAGTAATAGCGGTAAGAAACGGAAGGCCGATGCACGCTCCACCCCAACGTCATCCGCTGGAAGCAATGAGATGGATTCTAATCG TGACCTGATAAGGGATGTCGCAGTATCGCTAGTGCCATTGTCGCTGAACAAAACCGATCATACTGATCCTTTGTCGATCGGAGTGCacgagaaaaatgtgaaaaag GCGAAAACCGAAACGAACGCCCCGCACCAGCATCCGGCAGCGGGCACGACGGCGGTGCCGGTTCCAGCACCGACGGAACCGAACCTGCAGAATGTCACACCGAACCTCATCCAGCCGACGCACGCCTCGAGCATCATTTCATCCTCCTCCACCTCATCCTCGACCACcggaaaacagcagcagcagcagcagcaacaacaacaccatcag CAAACAACACCTCACTCGCCTCAGCAGCCATCATCGCACACACCGAGCCTGGTGGTGTCGGTTCCACTGTCGACGGCTACCGTACCTGGAGTTAATCTACCCGCTAGTAACAGTAGTaatagcagtagcagcaacgtTAATCATAGCGCTAGtcttagcagcagcagcagcagcaacagcaatagCAACAGTACCCCCAACATTGTATCACCCGGTGGCCAGTTGGGTGTCGGCGCCAACGGTAGCGggaacagcagtagcagcaataACAGCGCTGGAGGCAACTCGCTTTACCAACAGCTTTCACACCGGACGGGTGGTGATCAGTTGATG AATGCCAGCACGAACCGGTCTAGTCCCGTGATACAGCAGCAAACGACGGCCCAGAACATTATACAGTCGTCTTCCTCCAGCTCCAACGCCGGCTCATCCGCTCCCGGTAGTTCTGCAGCTTCATCCGCCGACcggcaccaccatcatcatcatcatcaacatctcGAGCGCCACTCACCGTCGATGCGAGCGTCcccggccggtggtggtgccaATGTTATAACCTCACTGCAGCACCACAGCCAATCACAGCAGCAGGATCTGCTGTCCCCTGCCGGTGGTTCCGTGCTGCAGAGCATTTCGCCCGTCCCGATGAGCACGATCCAGCGCACCGCCTCACCATCGACGCTGCTCGGCGTTGGCGACAGCAGTAacagtagtggtggtggtggcggtggcggcgggcTAAAGTTTAGCTACGAAAAGCAACCGCCAACGACGAATGCGCGGATAGCGGCGCTACAGGAAGAGGAATCGTCTACCGGGCGGCGATCCAGGTACGG GGTCGAGGCTGGATCTACTACCTCCGGGGTGCATCCGGTAATAGAAATGGCGGGCCATGGCGGTTCACATGGCTATcacggtggtggtagtggtgggaTCATTTCCGGCTactccaacagcagcagcaacccacCCGGTGGCAGCAAATCTAACCACCAGAACATCAACCATTCcggcaccaccaacaacaacaccattgacaactatcatcatcagcacgcTCATCAACAACCGTatcacggtggtggtggttccgcTGGCCACAGCGTACTAACCAGCGTCGGCAGTagtaacagcagcaacaacactgTCAACAGTAGTATTAGTAACAGTAACAACAGTATCCTTAGCAGCAATATTAACACCTCCAcaattaccaccaccaccaccaccaccaacacctcctcctccaccatcGCAAGCAGTAGTGCTGCTAGTGGCAGTAACAGCaaaaacaccaccatcatcagtaGCAATAGCGGGGGCGGTGTGAGcggcgccaccaccaccatcaccggcaGCCACACTAACAGCACAACCGGCAACAACCATACACTAGCAAACAGTAGCGGCAGTACCATCGTAACGGCGGTTACCACCCATCCGAACAAGAAGCACCGTGGCGCTTCGCACCAGCAAACAATCGTTGAACTTTCGCCATCACCATCTACTTCCAGAACGCCGGATATGATCGTATCGAGCGGCGCACCGTACAGCATGAGCTCCACGCAGACCGCCTCCTCTTCGTCCTCCTCCACCctgtacggtggtggtggtggtggtggcggtggcggtggaggcTTGAAGTTCTCGTACGAAGCACAACCAACGAATCCGCTGGCGGCCGTTTCTACCGCATCCATGATCAGCAACAGCGTGATTGCCGTGCCGCAGGTGAAGGACTCGCCGCCCAGCTCTCCGGGATCGGATGCGGGTGGCGCCGCTTCCGGCACCACGATCGTTAGTGGCCGTGGCACGAAACGTAATCGTAAGATGTCGTCCAATGCTGGGCCGGGTGGTGCATCGACGGCACCCACGATTGTGCCGGCGTCGATCGTAGCAGGAGCTCCCCCAGTAAACGATGCGAAGGATGGGAAGCTGTTTCAGAATGGGGGCGGTAGCGGTGGTGCAGGAGGTGGTTCGATCGTGTCCGCTACCCACATGCTAGGCAATCAGCTGAATCCGAGCAGCAGCGTGGCACAAAAAATGTCCGAACAGCTGAGCATGGACATCGAAGCGCACACGTACGTACCCGGTGGTCCGATCGATCCGGGGCCAACGCTAATGGGACCACAGTTCCCGGGAAAG AATCGCGCCAATAACCCACAACCGGTAATGCCggtcggcggtggtggcggtggcggcaacTCGTTAAGCTCGATGCTAACGGGCGGTGGTACGGCGACGGCTAATGGCAACACTCCGCAAAGCTTGGAACAGCTGCTGGAGCGGCAATGGGAACAAGGATCTCAGTTTCTTATGGAACAAGCGCAACACTTCGACA TTGCCTCGCTCCTGTCCTGTCTTCATCAGCTGCGGAGTGAAAACATTCGGTTGGAAGATCACGTCAATAATTTGGTTGCCCGACGGGATCATCTGTTGGCCGTGAATGCTCGGCTAGCGATACCGCTCAACCCTACTGCAGCCCTCGGTGGGGTTGGCATGATCGGAGGATCGGGCGGTCctggtggtggaggagcagGATCGGCTATTGCCGGTGGCGCGGCTATCGGAGCTGGTCAAG GACAATTTAACAACATCCACGGCAACGGTCCAATCGATGCGAACGTCATCACCAACGCCGCCACAATCTCGAGCCGATCCAGCCGGGGACAGCAGCACGGTGgtccgcaacagcagcagtccgCGCAAGGTCCCGCCAGTCACTTTGGGTCCGGTGCGGGAAGCAATGCGGCCGGACTGCCGCAAGAAAATGGCATCGATTTCCGGCACACCAACTCCTCCCATTCGGCCACAAACAGCGCTTCGATAAG GCGTAATTCACCTTCAAACCAACCGTACCCACCACCGGGGTCTGCCGGCACCGGTGGAGGCACCTCACGAGGATCATCCGTGACGTCCTCATCGGCAGCAGCTTCATCCAGCACACCGGCCGGCGAAACGCTCTCCGCCACCGGACCGGCACGCGGTAACACGATGCGATCCTCCGGCCAAGGAACTGTGTCCACCAGTAGTAACAGCaatagcagcaacagcagtgccaCCGGTAATGGGCCAACGGTAGTAGCTAGTAGCGGCTTGAACAGTTCCGGACCCGGCCCTTATCAGGCAACgcgcgaacagcagcagcaaacgatcTACAACACCGCACATCAG ATACCGCTCTTGCTCGAGCACCATCAGCAGGAACATTTGCCTCACCATCACCAACTTCctccccaccaccacctttcCGCTCCACCTCCTACCCTTCCACAGGCTCCTCCATCCCATACGCAGCATCACCCGCCGGCAGCGTCGGTGCAGCCGGCATCGCAAGGACATTCGGTGCAGcagaaccatcatcatcatcagcaaccgaacaacaacagcagtatTATGCCACAAACAAAtcccccctcgtcgtcccacCAGCAGATGGGACGGGGGGTAGTGGCACCGGTAACAACCACCAGCACGGCAAGGATCACTGCCGCGCATCATCACGTACCGGGCCACCAGCATCCTCGAACGATCGGTTcgaaccatcatcaccactatGCTCCACATCCGTACATGCCGGCGGCCCAATCGCACGGGAACCACCTGCAACACCGACCGTCACCAGcctccccaccaccacccccaccacccGGAAACGTCAGCGTGATGGcggcccatcatcatcactcgGCGATGAACTCGCACGACGGTCCACCGACAGCCGGGCGGGGACAAGCTATCAgtacgccaccaccaccgtcatccCAGCCGGCAGTGGTGGACCGGATGGTACACTCCCAGCGGCCACCAACTCACTGA